One stretch of Akkermansia massiliensis DNA includes these proteins:
- the typA gene encoding translational GTPase TypA, producing MSDPSKFRNLAIIAHVDHGKTTLVDQLLQAGGAYRANQAVQERAMDSMDLEREKGITIKAKNTSILWNGYTINIVDTPGHADFGGEVERVMKMVDGVLLVVDAFEGPQAQTRFVLRKALQEGLMPIVVINKIDRPHADPAAVHDQVLELFLELGATDEQFEAPFVYGSARDGYFMNSMEGEPPVDCTPLLFKIVEHIPAPKDADPEGEFKMLVSNIDWDDYVGRVAIGRITSGTVKKGDTVWLHQSDGTCISGKVTRMFEYSGLGTTDSAIGVAGNIVGVAGFENVNIGETLGGSADTEPLPFVAIDPPTISMEFSINNGPFGGRDGKNVTSRVIRDRLMREMRTNISIQVEDTDKAGVFSVSARGAMQIAVLVETMRRENYELCVSRPTVIMKRDEGDRLTEPYETIYVEVPDEHANGVMKLLHARKGQMEDMISKEGTGHTFIQAYIPTRGIIGFEFELVNLTSGHGIFSHLFRDYGPYAGDITTRTTGTLVSMETGVSTPFALVALEERGRLFVGPQEDIYEGQIVGENPRQMDMPVNPCKEKHLNNIRSATKGDGIQLSPPVAFSLERAIEYIEPDELVEATPHFIRLRKRILNANDRVRESRKAGN from the coding sequence ATGTCAGACCCTTCCAAGTTCCGCAACCTCGCCATTATCGCTCACGTTGACCATGGGAAAACGACCCTGGTCGACCAACTTTTGCAGGCGGGGGGAGCCTACCGGGCCAACCAGGCCGTGCAGGAACGCGCCATGGATTCCATGGACCTGGAACGTGAAAAGGGCATCACAATCAAGGCCAAGAATACTTCCATCCTCTGGAACGGCTACACGATCAACATTGTGGATACCCCCGGCCACGCGGACTTCGGCGGGGAAGTGGAGCGCGTGATGAAGATGGTGGACGGCGTGCTGCTGGTGGTGGACGCTTTTGAAGGTCCGCAGGCCCAGACGCGTTTCGTGCTCCGCAAGGCCCTTCAGGAAGGGCTGATGCCCATTGTGGTCATTAACAAGATCGACCGCCCCCATGCCGACCCTGCCGCCGTGCATGACCAGGTGCTGGAGCTTTTCCTGGAACTGGGCGCCACGGACGAACAATTTGAAGCTCCCTTTGTGTACGGGTCCGCCCGCGACGGCTATTTCATGAATTCCATGGAGGGGGAACCTCCTGTGGACTGCACGCCTCTTCTGTTCAAGATTGTGGAGCACATCCCCGCTCCTAAGGATGCCGATCCGGAAGGGGAGTTCAAGATGCTCGTTTCCAATATTGACTGGGACGACTACGTGGGCCGCGTGGCCATTGGCCGCATCACCTCCGGCACCGTGAAGAAGGGGGATACCGTATGGCTTCACCAGAGCGACGGCACCTGCATTTCCGGCAAGGTGACCCGCATGTTTGAATATTCCGGCCTGGGCACCACGGATTCGGCCATCGGCGTGGCGGGCAACATCGTAGGCGTGGCGGGGTTTGAAAACGTGAACATCGGTGAGACCCTGGGCGGTTCCGCGGATACGGAGCCCCTCCCGTTTGTGGCGATTGACCCGCCCACCATTTCCATGGAGTTTTCCATCAACAACGGGCCTTTCGGCGGACGCGACGGCAAGAATGTAACTTCCCGCGTGATTCGCGATCGCCTGATGAGAGAGATGCGGACGAATATTTCCATCCAGGTGGAGGATACGGACAAGGCCGGCGTTTTCTCCGTTTCCGCCCGCGGGGCCATGCAGATTGCCGTGCTGGTGGAAACCATGCGCCGCGAGAATTACGAACTGTGCGTTTCCCGTCCCACCGTGATCATGAAGAGGGATGAAGGTGACCGTCTTACGGAGCCGTATGAAACGATTTACGTGGAAGTTCCGGATGAGCACGCCAACGGCGTCATGAAGCTTCTGCACGCCCGCAAGGGACAGATGGAAGACATGATTTCCAAGGAGGGCACGGGCCACACCTTCATCCAGGCCTATATTCCCACCCGCGGCATCATCGGATTTGAGTTTGAGCTGGTCAACCTGACGTCCGGCCACGGCATTTTCTCCCACCTGTTCCGGGATTACGGCCCCTACGCCGGGGATATCACCACGCGTACCACCGGCACCCTGGTTTCCATGGAAACGGGCGTTTCCACGCCGTTCGCGCTGGTGGCGCTGGAAGAACGCGGACGTCTGTTCGTAGGGCCGCAGGAAGATATTTACGAAGGCCAGATCGTTGGTGAAAACCCGCGCCAGATGGATATGCCGGTCAATCCGTGCAAGGAAAAGCACCTGAACAACATCCGGTCCGCCACGAAGGGGGACGGCATCCAGCTTTCCCCTCCCGTCGCCTTTTCCCTGGAACGCGCCATTGAGTACATTGAGCCTGATGAACTGGTGGAAGCCACCCCCCATTTCATCCGCCTGCGCAAGCGCATCCTGAACGCCAATGACCGCGTGAGGGAGTCCCGCAAAGCTGGCAACTAG
- the fbaA gene encoding class II fructose-bisphosphate aldolase gives MPIATPEQYITMLETAKKEGYAYPAVNVTTIEVINGALRAFSEAKSDGIIQVSIGGGKFASGTSIGSSALGAIVLAEATRRLAEKHNVLVALHTDHCQPEHVDTFLRPLIAESRRRVERGEAPLFNSHMLDASTLPMAENLKLSRELLKECAELGIVLEIEIGVVGGEEDGVDNSGHPADKLYTSPEDMLMTYEALAPLGKFMLAATFGNVHGVYKPGHVKLKPSILRDGQEAVVAKHGEAARMPLVFHGGSGSELSDIREAVSYGVVKMNIDTDTQYAFTRPIVSHMCEHINGVLKIDGEVGNKKDYDPRSYLAKGEKGVAARLQEAADNLMSAGKTLFGKI, from the coding sequence ATGCCAATAGCCACACCAGAACAATACATTACCATGCTTGAAACGGCCAAGAAGGAAGGCTATGCCTATCCGGCCGTCAACGTGACCACGATCGAAGTGATCAACGGCGCCCTCCGCGCCTTCTCCGAAGCCAAGAGCGACGGCATCATCCAGGTTTCCATCGGCGGCGGCAAATTCGCCTCCGGCACCTCCATCGGCAGTTCCGCCCTTGGCGCCATTGTTCTGGCGGAAGCCACGCGCCGCCTGGCTGAAAAGCACAACGTGCTTGTAGCCCTGCACACGGACCACTGCCAGCCCGAACACGTGGACACCTTCCTGCGTCCCCTGATCGCCGAATCCCGCCGCCGCGTGGAACGCGGTGAAGCCCCCCTCTTCAACTCCCACATGCTGGACGCCTCCACGCTGCCCATGGCTGAAAACCTCAAGCTTTCCCGTGAACTGCTGAAGGAATGCGCCGAACTGGGCATCGTCCTTGAAATTGAAATCGGCGTCGTGGGCGGCGAAGAAGACGGCGTGGACAACTCCGGCCACCCCGCTGACAAGCTCTACACCTCTCCGGAAGACATGCTGATGACGTATGAAGCCCTGGCCCCCCTCGGCAAATTCATGCTGGCCGCCACCTTCGGCAACGTGCACGGCGTGTACAAGCCCGGCCACGTCAAGCTGAAGCCCAGCATCCTGCGCGACGGCCAGGAAGCCGTGGTCGCCAAGCACGGCGAAGCGGCCCGCATGCCCCTCGTTTTCCACGGCGGTTCCGGTTCCGAACTCTCCGACATCCGCGAAGCCGTTTCCTACGGCGTAGTCAAGATGAACATCGACACCGATACGCAATACGCCTTCACCCGCCCGATCGTCTCCCACATGTGCGAACACATCAACGGAGTGCTCAAGATTGACGGTGAAGTGGGCAACAAGAAGGACTACGATCCCCGTTCCTACCTCGCCAAGGGTGAAAAGGGAGTCGCCGCCCGTCTCCAGGAAGCCGCAGACAACCTCATGTCCGCCGGCAAGACCCTCTTCGGCAAGATATAA
- a CDS encoding FHA domain-containing protein, whose amino-acid sequence MPRLSIQLPDGSEKTIVLPKNGEYFARIGRDEHCEIVLPFQSVSGEHALLQFKEGAYVLEDLGSTNGIKINGLTPMGAASLYDGDEIALGDARLRFAEEPSPGLIPEPTEAGEEEAAPSAAMRNLQQLADEATRTARKNYLWMALYAVLMFFLAVFAGLTYKHYKVTGELLPLQWLGIESPKAALKSMTPPQAADAAQQ is encoded by the coding sequence ATGCCCCGCCTTTCCATCCAATTGCCCGACGGTTCCGAGAAAACCATCGTTCTTCCGAAGAACGGCGAATATTTCGCCCGCATCGGACGCGACGAACATTGTGAAATAGTGCTGCCTTTTCAGTCCGTGTCCGGAGAACACGCCCTGCTTCAGTTCAAGGAGGGCGCGTATGTTCTGGAAGACCTGGGTTCAACTAATGGAATCAAGATCAACGGGCTCACGCCCATGGGCGCCGCCTCTCTTTACGATGGCGACGAAATTGCCCTGGGAGATGCCAGGCTCCGGTTTGCCGAAGAGCCTTCTCCGGGACTCATTCCCGAGCCGACCGAAGCGGGGGAGGAAGAGGCAGCTCCTTCCGCCGCCATGCGGAATTTGCAGCAATTGGCGGACGAGGCCACCCGTACGGCGCGGAAGAATTATTTGTGGATGGCCCTGTATGCCGTCCTGATGTTTTTCCTGGCCGTTTTTGCCGGGTTGACTTACAAGCATTACAAGGTGACGGGAGAATTGCTGCCCCTTCAGTGGCTCGGCATTGAGTCTCCCAAGGCTGCCTTGAAGTCCATGACGCCTCCGCAGGCGGCGGACGCCGCGCAGCAGTAG
- a CDS encoding DUF805 domain-containing protein, translating into MNATQASAFKGYNLLTAAKSVISKYAVFSGRATRSEYWYWVLGQTAVLLLLDMAFTIFMIILFACHHPQQMSSTETFTYGMAGAVPLLLWSLFTVIPSLAVTCRRLHDTNKGGIMLLLYLVPLIGSIILLIYCCEDSQRGTNQYGPSEKYPGLP; encoded by the coding sequence ATGAACGCCACGCAAGCATCAGCTTTCAAGGGATACAATCTGCTGACGGCCGCCAAATCGGTAATTTCCAAATACGCTGTATTTTCCGGGAGGGCTACCCGTTCGGAATATTGGTACTGGGTATTGGGGCAGACTGCCGTCCTGCTCCTGTTGGACATGGCCTTCACCATCTTCATGATCATCCTGTTTGCCTGCCATCATCCGCAGCAAATGTCATCAACTGAAACTTTTACCTATGGCATGGCAGGTGCCGTTCCCCTTCTGCTATGGAGTCTATTTACCGTGATTCCTTCGCTGGCCGTCACATGCAGGCGCCTGCATGACACCAACAAAGGCGGAATTATGCTGCTGCTTTATCTGGTTCCGCTGATAGGGAGCATTATTCTTCTCATTTACTGCTGTGAAGACAGCCAGCGGGGAACGAACCAATACGGACCGTCGGAAAAATACCCGGGGTTGCCGTAA
- a CDS encoding methylated-DNA--[protein]-cysteine S-methyltransferase: MKTTPSPRGRALLHQTPVGAIVIVENGTAVTHVFFSRLVQPEHVEWEETPLLRQTASQLDEYFQGARRMFDVPLSPQGTEFEQTVWKALQTIPHGETRSYGDIARQIGQPSAGRAVGHANNQNPISIIIPCHRVIGANGKLTGYAGGLTIKQYLLELEQGAVAPFMLFPDAERARWNTPASS, from the coding sequence ATGAAGACCACTCCTTCACCCCGTGGCCGGGCCCTTCTTCATCAAACCCCCGTGGGGGCCATCGTCATCGTGGAAAACGGAACGGCCGTCACGCACGTTTTCTTTAGCCGCTTGGTGCAACCGGAGCATGTGGAATGGGAGGAAACGCCCCTGCTGCGCCAAACAGCCAGCCAACTGGACGAATACTTTCAAGGTGCCCGCCGCATGTTTGACGTGCCCCTTTCTCCGCAGGGAACGGAATTTGAGCAAACGGTCTGGAAGGCCCTTCAAACCATCCCCCATGGGGAAACCAGAAGCTACGGCGATATCGCCCGGCAAATTGGACAGCCATCAGCCGGCCGGGCCGTGGGGCATGCCAACAACCAGAACCCCATCAGCATCATCATTCCCTGCCACCGGGTCATTGGAGCCAATGGAAAACTGACCGGTTATGCGGGCGGCCTGACTATCAAGCAATATCTGCTGGAACTGGAACAGGGTGCCGTGGCTCCCTTCATGCTGTTCCCGGATGCGGAACGCGCCCGATGGAATACCCCTGCCAGCTCGTGA
- a CDS encoding polysaccharide pyruvyl transferase family protein, with translation MMELLRELGPFHYMMNQGNVGDALIAASTVALFEREELNFSSCGPELPAGKEEITLVYGGGGGFVPYFGMLPHYVRLFSDPRLRKCVILPQSFRDCDELVDVLDERFTVFCRERASYDYCLSRNGKARFLLADDMAVAAEPEMLKKRPVRLPFLEMEERAWGKRMKRDVKTSLVALPGAGKLAVCLRDDPESTGHAQALKELPLNTDLSVYSVRVIDEVEHAFAYTRWLLKALDQPDAILTDRLHLGISGALLGKEVFLMDNVYGKISGIYELSLRERFPRVHLLNELSEFPWLEKVLTVPDLDRCRERKAKHARQIGKAAALSKYLYYRKEENGVLRVKVCGLRICKKRVV, from the coding sequence ATGATGGAGCTTCTGCGTGAGCTGGGGCCGTTCCATTACATGATGAACCAGGGGAATGTGGGGGATGCCCTGATTGCCGCTTCCACGGTCGCCCTGTTTGAAAGGGAAGAGCTGAATTTCAGTTCATGCGGCCCGGAACTCCCTGCAGGAAAGGAGGAAATAACGCTGGTTTACGGCGGCGGGGGAGGTTTTGTCCCCTATTTTGGCATGCTGCCTCATTATGTACGCCTTTTTTCGGATCCGCGCCTCCGGAAGTGCGTGATCCTGCCCCAGAGCTTCAGGGATTGTGATGAACTGGTGGATGTGCTGGATGAACGTTTTACCGTGTTTTGCCGGGAACGGGCTAGTTATGACTACTGCCTGTCAAGGAATGGGAAGGCGCGATTCCTGCTGGCGGATGACATGGCCGTGGCCGCGGAGCCCGAGATGCTGAAGAAGCGGCCCGTCAGGCTGCCTTTTCTGGAGATGGAGGAACGGGCGTGGGGCAAGCGCATGAAAAGGGATGTCAAGACTTCCTTGGTAGCGTTGCCCGGCGCCGGAAAGCTTGCCGTTTGCCTGCGAGATGATCCGGAAAGTACCGGCCACGCTCAAGCGTTGAAGGAACTCCCTTTGAATACGGACCTTTCCGTGTATTCCGTACGCGTGATTGATGAGGTGGAACACGCTTTTGCCTATACCCGCTGGCTTTTGAAGGCGCTGGACCAGCCTGACGCCATCTTGACGGACAGGCTCCATCTGGGCATTTCCGGAGCTCTTCTGGGCAAGGAGGTTTTTCTGATGGACAATGTTTACGGCAAAATTTCCGGAATTTATGAGTTGTCCCTGCGGGAGCGTTTTCCCCGCGTACATCTGTTGAATGAGTTGAGTGAATTTCCCTGGCTGGAGAAGGTTTTGACTGTACCGGACCTCGACCGCTGCCGGGAAAGGAAGGCGAAGCATGCGCGGCAGATAGGGAAAGCCGCCGCTTTGTCCAAGTACCTTTATTACCGCAAGGAGGAGAACGGAGTGCTCCGTGTCAAGGTCTGCGGCTTGCGGATTTGCAAGAAGCGGGTGGTTTGA
- a CDS encoding glycoside hydrolase family 16 protein: MKKSLFAVLLAACLCMSVKGEDAKPPKTLPGGWVYVWGDEFNGSKIDAKKWKPELGVIRNQGSQQTYTARPKNMRLEDGCLVLETHFEKFANINYKKSPSDWIKNTKFMPYTSGSVTTIKTKNFMFGRLEVRAKVPRTKGIWPAIWLLGKNKWGWPVNGEIDMLENISQQPDVVYSTFHLSPDGVSKKDASRGGTVKIDNLSDDFHTYVMEWDKDSIKLMVDGKLVKSIDLNTTNYANEAGNPFRTPFYLILNSAVGGNWCEKAPKDGQGYPVKFLIDYVRFYQTKEHAQQAKQFDPETGLPKKK, encoded by the coding sequence ATGAAGAAGAGCCTGTTTGCCGTGTTGTTGGCCGCATGCCTGTGCATGTCCGTAAAGGGAGAAGACGCCAAGCCTCCGAAGACCCTTCCCGGCGGATGGGTTTATGTTTGGGGTGACGAGTTCAACGGGTCCAAGATAGACGCCAAGAAGTGGAAGCCGGAGCTGGGCGTGATACGCAATCAGGGGTCCCAGCAGACCTATACAGCACGGCCCAAGAACATGAGGCTGGAAGACGGCTGCCTGGTCCTGGAGACCCACTTTGAGAAGTTCGCCAATATCAATTACAAGAAGAGTCCGTCGGACTGGATTAAGAATACCAAATTCATGCCCTACACGTCCGGTTCCGTGACGACGATCAAGACGAAGAATTTCATGTTCGGCAGACTGGAAGTTCGGGCCAAGGTTCCCAGAACCAAGGGCATCTGGCCTGCCATCTGGCTGCTTGGCAAGAACAAGTGGGGCTGGCCCGTCAATGGAGAGATTGATATGCTGGAGAATATTTCCCAGCAGCCGGATGTGGTTTATTCCACCTTCCATTTGAGCCCGGACGGCGTGTCCAAGAAGGATGCTTCCCGCGGAGGCACGGTGAAGATTGATAACCTCTCCGATGATTTTCATACGTATGTCATGGAGTGGGACAAGGATTCCATCAAGCTGATGGTGGATGGCAAGCTGGTGAAATCCATTGATCTGAATACCACTAATTATGCCAATGAGGCGGGCAATCCGTTCCGTACGCCGTTTTACCTCATTCTCAATTCCGCCGTGGGCGGCAACTGGTGTGAAAAGGCTCCGAAGGATGGCCAGGGTTATCCCGTGAAGTTCCTGATTGATTACGTCCGTTTCTACCAGACGAAGGAGCACGCCCAGCAGGCCAAGCAGTTTGATCCGGAAACCGGATTGCCGAAGAAGAAGTAA
- the ilvE gene encoding branched-chain-amino-acid transaminase, translating to MKIWLDGKLVEQEEAKTSVFDHGTLYGDGIFEGIRFYNKRVFRLEDHMDRLYNCAHYLLLDIPYTREELSNAVCETAAASGLSDGYIRLVVTRGIGNLGLNPFNCKRPSVFIIADKISLYDPAVYENGLPLITSSVRRNRPDALCPQVKSLNYLNNILAKMEAVRQGVAEALMLNDLGNVAECTGDNIFIVKDGAVFTPPVTDGCLDGITRRVVLEICRELQILAEEKTMNRFTITCADECFLTGTAAECVPVTKLDAYQLGSGKIGPVTARILARFQELTQTTGTAF from the coding sequence ATGAAGATTTGGTTAGATGGAAAGCTGGTGGAACAGGAGGAGGCCAAGACCTCCGTTTTTGACCATGGTACGCTCTATGGAGACGGCATTTTTGAAGGTATCCGGTTTTACAACAAGCGCGTCTTCCGCCTGGAAGACCACATGGACCGCCTGTACAACTGCGCCCATTATCTGCTGCTGGACATTCCCTATACCCGGGAGGAACTCTCCAACGCGGTATGCGAAACGGCGGCGGCTTCCGGCCTGAGCGACGGCTACATCCGCCTGGTAGTTACCCGCGGCATTGGCAACCTGGGGCTCAATCCCTTCAACTGCAAACGCCCCAGCGTCTTCATCATTGCGGATAAAATCTCCCTGTACGATCCCGCCGTGTATGAAAACGGGCTGCCCCTGATCACCAGCTCCGTGCGCCGCAACCGTCCGGACGCCCTCTGCCCCCAGGTCAAATCCCTCAACTATCTCAACAACATCCTGGCCAAGATGGAAGCTGTGCGCCAGGGCGTAGCGGAAGCCCTGATGCTGAACGATCTGGGCAACGTGGCCGAATGCACGGGAGACAACATCTTCATCGTAAAAGACGGAGCCGTCTTCACGCCGCCCGTCACGGACGGCTGCCTGGACGGCATCACGCGCCGCGTGGTGCTGGAAATCTGCCGGGAACTGCAAATCCTGGCAGAAGAAAAAACCATGAACCGCTTTACCATCACCTGCGCGGATGAATGCTTCCTGACCGGCACGGCAGCGGAATGCGTCCCCGTCACCAAACTGGACGCCTACCAGCTGGGTTCCGGCAAAATCGGTCCGGTGACCGCCCGCATCCTGGCCCGCTTCCAGGAACTGACCCAGACCACGGGAACAGCCTTCTAA